Sequence from the Rhodothermia bacterium genome:
ACCTACACAAGCGGGTAGGTGCTATAAGTTTTAGCCAAGCAAAGCTTTTATACGATCGAAAATTTCCTCAATTTCACCAACGCCGTTCACTTCTTTTAGCCTGTTTTTGCCTTTAAAATAAGCTTCAAGTGGGGCAGTATCGGCTTCATAGACGGCTAAACGCTCACGGATGGCTTCTGGTTGGTCGTCCGAGCGATGTAAGAGGACTTCGGCAGGTAAATCTATTGGAGGTGGGTTATAGGTGAGGTGATAAATCTCGCCCGTGATCTTGTTCATTCTCCGGTTAGAGAGCCGCTCGACGATCAACTCCGTATCCACCTTTAGACTGATCACCACGTAGTTATCCGCTTGGCTTTCCGCGAGAAAGGTATCCAACCATTCTGCCTGTGGAATCGTTCGCGGGAAGCCATCCAGAATGAATTGGTCTAAACCAGCTTTTTCGATACCTTCCCCGGCGATGCCACAAACCACCGTATCTGGAACCAATTTACCAGCATCCATGAACGATTTCGCCTCTTTACCAACGGGTGTGCCTTCTTTAATGGCCGCTCGGAACATATCACCCGTGGACAAGTGAGCCAGGCCATAATGAGTAGCCAAATATTTGGCTTGCGTTCCTTTTCCTGCACCCGGTGGGCCAAACAATACAAGTCTCATTGTTTTTTAACGTTAAGTGTTGAAAGATGAAAAAAACTTAACATCCAAATGGCTTTTCACCAAAAAAAGAATTGATTAATGCCATCATAATCGAACAATCCGTCGCGCATTGGGATCTATACTTTGAATGGTGGGCGCAACCTCTGGGACAAAAAGTGATTCCACCAATTGGTCAGGGTGGATGCGAATGGAGACCCGCTGTGTTCCATACCATACGGAAAACAAGATAAGCGCCACCATGAACCAAGCGGAATAGCGACTTGGCCATAGATAATGCGATAAGCGGAGCATCTGCCACAATCCCATAATGGCAAAGGGCAGCAGCGCTATACCTGTAAGCGCAGAGAATAGGCTAAATTCAAAAACCAAAAGCAACGTGGTGATTGTAAGTCCAAACGTCATGATTAGACTCACGAGCCAGAAATGCACTTGCTTTGTGAACCACACGCCCCCAATCCGGTCGAACAAGACCAATAAACCAAACAAAATGAGCAGCAGAAAAACAATCATAGGGTTATTTTTGCTGCTCCACCATTCGTTCGTCGGTATTTGGTTCCGGACTTTTTGCCATGTGTGCCAATTTATCGGTCAGCAGAGCAAGACGGTCTTGGAGCACATCGGTAAACAATTGTCCGCCAAGTTTAATCAACTGATCCATTACGGGATTGAGCATTTTCAGGAAAGGCGCCCAAACGTCGCGGGTTTGGGCATCTGGTTTATAGACCACCACCGGAATCCCTCTTTTTACGGCCTTACGTACCACATTTTTATCGTCCGTGATCCGAATGTCGGAAGAAAGATCATCGTCTATGCCTAACCACTGTGTTGCACTTGGTTTGCTCCTTCGGCTTAATAAAATACCCGCCGTAGCCCCGACCACCACCGCTCCTGCCAAAAACGCCCATTGGTACCGTTTGAGTCCGTCTCCAATGGCATCTCCTGTTTCCGTGAGGTCTTCTTTGGCTTCTTTAACCCGATGAGTAATGGCTTCGGAGCGTTGTTGTAATTCCGCTTCGAGTTGTGTACGATCACGTCTTCTGTGTTCCATTATGTTGATTTTTATCCGTTGGAGGTTTGGGCAAGGTCTTGGGAAATTCCGAGGATTCAGGCAATGAGGCTCTTTGTGGTGTTTTTGGGGGCAATAAAAACGTAACCCCGGGAATCTTGTTCCAAAACGCATCTTCAGGGGCTATTTTCATGAATCGGGGACGAATCACGCCAAACAAAGCGCCAGCCAGCAGCAGGAAGAGCGTAACTATGAGGAATCCCCAGAAGGCATGTCCAAGCCACATCCCCACTCCAAGTGCTAAGGTAACGAGCATAAAGAACAAAAAGACCGCAATCACAAATACCAAAATCATTATTCTGATCAATTTGTTTACGAAGTCTTCCGTTTCCAAAGCAAACAAGGACAAACGCGCATCTACCCAGCCACGCACATCCTCTAATAGAGATTCCAAATGATCCCCTAAGTCGCTTAATGGATTTCTGTTCTCTCGGTTTTTCTTCATACACTTATTTTCTATGATGTTTTATTGTTGACCAACCATAAAAACCGCATTGGCAAACAACAATTTTCCGCCATACCAGAATCCCCTAAACAATGGGTTCTCGGCCATATAAACCACATGACCACGCCCCATTTCAACCACGCCATAGGCCAATATTTCCTGAAGTTTTGGCTTGAGGCGATGACCTACAAAACCCGTTACCCAACCATTTTTGGGAACAACACCCACATTATCCCCATCGGCCAGATATTCATACAAGGTATTGTCCTGCTTCAACTCAAAGTAGGTGTCCTCATAGCCAAAAGCCAATGGGTGAGTTGGGTCTAATTGGATTCGGAAAATTGCACCTGGGATGGCATCTCCCATACTTTCGCGTTCTGCCTTGATGTAGCTCCGAAGCCGTCGGCTCATATCTTCTTCGCTCGTAGGTTTTTTTCCCGCCTCATCACCCTTGACCTTCAGTTTAAAGCCCTCTTTTCCGGCCAAGAAGGACATGGCATTTTCGACGGCGATGAGCTTTCCGCCATTCCGAATCCATTCCTTAACTTTATTTAAGTTTGACTCGTTCAACACATTTCCATAAGCACCACTGGGCAATACCAGAACGTCGTACTTAGCAAGGCTGATCCGTCCTAAGTCCTCGGCATTAATTTGTGTGACGGGGTAATTAAGATCGTTATCGAAAAAGTGCCAAACCTCTCCAGCGGAGAGCGAGAAGGTTGACGCTCCAGTTAGCATAGCGACCTTCGGCGTTTTCATGGTATAGACATCACTGGAGCCTAAATCGGGACCAGAATCCGCCATTGCTGTCGTAAGCGGCGTAAGGGATTTTCCGAAGTCGTGCGCTAAATCTGTCAGGTCTTTGCCAAAAGGCTTTGAAATACGGTCATTTAAGTGCCGCGCAAGAATGAGGGAACCGGGAGGAAACGTGATGCCTTTATGTGTTATGGGTCGAATACTGAACCGCACGCGATACCCTTTTTGAAGGACTTCGGAAAGAAACTTTGCATCTTGTAGGTTATTCCACGAGGTGATATAGGCTACTGCTGGCTCAAATGGATTTTCCTTCTTCTCGGTTTTGCTCCCTTGTTCAACGGGTTCTATCCGATCCGCCAAAGCGTAGGCTTCCAAATTGTAAGCATAGGGAAGCGACCATGCCGTAATGTCGTAGGTAACAGAATCCGGCAAGGAAGATTTTGGCTCGAACAGCACATGAGTCAAGACGGACTTTGGCTGAAAGACACTGACCAATAAATCGCCAGATTTTACACTTACTGGCTCTTCGGTGTTTTTGCGAAAATTAAAGCCTCTATAAACCTTGGTAATCGGAGACGTTCCATAACGAATACCTAAGCCATCCAAATGCTTTTGTAGTGCTGACAAACTCCCGATCGGGCCACGGAGCACATAAGTTTTGTAGGGATAAGTTGGTGTTTGTTGGAAAAATTTGCGATACTCAGCCATTAACCTATTCGCCTCCCGTGCCGAGACCTCAACGTTAGACAAACTGGTTGTGATGTGCGTCTGTACGCGCTGAACAAAGGTCAAAGTATCACCTTCTGCTGTGATTACGCCTAAGCCGCCACCGATACCTCCTTGTTCATATGTCATCCCGATAGACCCATTATAGACCGGATAGGTATCGCCATAGGCAGGATAGAACAAATCGAACCGTTCGCGGGAGAAATACATCCATCCCTTTTCATCAAAATATTTTGCGTTATTGCGGCCAATCTGCATCTGAAATTCGCGTTGCCAAGCGGTAATCACCTTATGATAAGGCTCTGCGGCGGGCGGAAAATAATAAGGCTCATCAATGCCCTGCTCGTGATAATCGGCATGGACATGTGGCATCCACTCGCCATAGACCTTGATACGCTGCTGGGTTTCTTTTTGGGTGAGCCATGTCCAATCGCGGTTGAGGTCAAACATATAATGGTTGGAGCGTCCTCCCGGCCAAGGCTCGACATGCTCCCGTGATTCGCGGATGGGGTTAATCTTATTCCCAGCGGCGGTATTGTACCAATTCACGTAGCGGTCACGTCCATCAGGGTTTAAACACGGATCAATAATGACCACCGTTTTATCCAGCCATTCCTTTACGTTAGGATTTTCACCGTCTAAAAGGGCATGTAGCGTTCCCATAGCGGCTTCGGAGGATGCCGGTTCATTACCGTGTACATTATAGCTTAACCAAACGATTGGCTTTTCGAATCCGGTACTATTCCCTTGCATCAAGCCAGCCGTCTTGAGGTTATTGGTTCGGATTTCCTCGATCCGTGCCATGTTTTCTGGCGAGGTGACAATGGTGTAGTACAGTGGTCGCCGCTCATTCGAGTACCCATAAGGAACCAAACGGGCTTGCGGCGTTTGCGCTGATACATATCGAAAATAACTCAAAACCTGATCATGGCGGCTGAAGGCGGTTCCAAGGGCATAACCAAGATATTCCTCTGGGGTTTTAATCGTGTTTTGAGCTTGGGTGGATCCAACAAACAAAACCCATAAAATCCAAATAGAAATTTTTTTGTGCATCACAATTTGGGGTTGGTCATAATATTAAGAATGCGAAACTCAGAATGAAGAGAAGTTACACCTTTGAGGGGCGACAAAAAAGCTATCGTGCGGCATCGTTCGTGAATTATCTTTTTTATGGTCTTTGTTCTTCCAACAAGTAGCCATTAAACCCATCATACGTAGAGATCATCTATTTCTTACACCTCAACAATTCCGTGTCAAAAATTTACCACTCCAATGAAGTTGCAAAACACATAATTGCATCTTCCACCCTTCGGTATCGTAAACCGACCAAAAGTTAAACCACTACCACATTTTATTTATAATTTATGATGCAAGATTACAAGCGCCGTTTGAGGGAGGCGGCCAAAAAAACACAGGTCTATCTCGACATTCTGGGAGATGAAAAACTTACCGAGGATGAAAAAAGAGCTTTGGGAGACTACATGCAGGAAATCTCCAGTGACCGCCTGTCTAGGGTTTATAAGACTTTTAAAGCAAAGCAAACCGGAAAAAATCCCTAACAAGACCATAAGGCCCTTCGGGGCTTTTTTCTTTGTCTCATGTTTTTTCTTTCCAATTAGGCATGAACTCCGCTAAAGGTGTACTTCAGGAAACACAATCCTTAAAAAACAATCCTCCTATGAAACAAACGATCAAACCCCTTTTCCTCTTGTTTTTGGGACTTTTTTCCCTCACCGGCTGCGATGCGCTCCAACAAACCACAAACACCAAATCATACGAGGTGGCCGCAAACAAATGGAAAGCAAACAACTTAACCGATTACGAGTTTGTATGGGAAAAATCTTGCTTCTGTGCTTTTAGAGGACCCTCCATCATCGTCGTTGAAAACAACAAAGTTACAAAGGTCTTGGATCCGGAAACACGCCAACCCCGTACAGGTGTAGAGATTGAATGGTTCCAGACGATTGATGACTTGATGGATTGGATCGAAGAGACGTCCGCACAAAAACCAGAACTGCTTAAGGTAGCTTATGACAACACCTATGGGTTTCCCATTTCTATTGAATTTGATGGAAGCAAAATGATTGCGGACGACGAATTTTTTGCAACCGTTAAAAACTTTAAAAGCTATCACCTAAGATGAAAAAACGTACTCTTTTACTCAGCCTTCTTATCCTCGCCCTCTTTTCTGGTTGTGATACGACACAAAATGTGGGTAGAGAACTCAAGCTAACAGAGGCACAAAAACGGGTGGCGCAAAAATCCAACTCCTTTGGGTTTGATCTACTACGCCAAACCTTGGCCAATGAACAACAAGGAACCAATGTGGTTCTTAGTCCACTTTCTGTCTCAATGGCTTTTGGACTTGCCATGAATGGTGCTAAGGGAATTACCAGAACCGAGATGGAAAACACCTTGGGTCTTGGTGGCTCCTCTGCCGATGAAATTAACCAAACTTACCGCGAATTGTTAGACCAATTGCCCAAATTAGATGATAAGGTACAATTAGACTTGGCCAATGCTATTTGGTATGACAAGCAGTTTGGAACCACCGTAAAACCGGATTTCCTGACAACAAATCAATCGTATTTTAATGCAAAGGTGACCTCTTTGGACTTCAAAAACCCCACTTCAGTAAGCACCATCAACAACTGGGTGAATACGGTTACAAATGGAAAAATCGCAAAAATCTTGGACAGCATTTCCGATAGCGAGGTGATGTTTCTGATGAATGCTTTGTACTTCAAGGGTGTCTGGACCAACGAATTTGACGAAAAAGCGACCACCAACTACCCGTTCACACTCGCTTCAGGAAGTTCAAAAGACGTGGCCATGATGAAGCAATCAGGGCAAATGTCTTATGCTGAAAATGATTTTGTTCAGGTTGTAGATTTGCCATACGGGAATGGAACCTATGCCATGACGGTTTTGCTCCCCAAAGATGGCATCACCCTGAATAATATTGTGACCAACTTGCCGACCAAATGGGATGGCTGGCAATCTTCGATGCGTAAACAGAAAATTGACCTCAAACTCCCACGCTGGAAAACGTCTTACGATGTAACATTGAACGGGATTTTGCAAGCGATGGGCATTAAAACAGCGTTTGTAGGCGGGATGGCAGACTTCACTGGGATCGCTGATGCCCGCCTGAGCATTAGCAAAGTAAAACACAAAACCTTTATTGAGGTGAATGAAAAAGGAACAGAGGCCGCTGCCGTGACCAGTATCGGCATTGAAGTGACCTCTATGCCAACCACGCCGCAAATGGTTGTGAATCGGCCATTTCTTTTTGTCATTCGTGAAAAAGCAACCGGAACCATTTTGTTCTTAGGTCGGATTGATGACCCAACGGTATAATTCTTCTGACGCCAGAAAGGCACGTTTCCCCGCGAGACGTGCCTTTTCTTTATTGAATCCACTGTCTTTTGTAAACCTCTTTTTTTTGAGAAAGGATTAATATTGGATTATTTAACCCTTAGCCATAAACGCTTAATCATTGTTATTACATTAATTAACTCCTTGAGATTGGCGAATTTTATCCCCTAGTAAAATGTCGAGTCATGGGCTTTAGAAGCATCTTAGTACCATTTAGCATTTGCACTCACCCAAATATATGGATGGCAAAGTTTATGAATACGTCCTTTTGCCATGCACTACTTCCAGCGATTAGAGACATTATCGAGAACTGATTTCGTTTTCTCATAGAAGCGAACAGCCCGTTCTGGTGTCCGCCCAATGGAGACAACACCCAATTTCCCAAACTCGGAAAGCGCCCCAATAAGATGAAAAACCACTCCTTCTTGGTCTGTACTTTCGTAGTGCAGGTTTTCACACATCGCCAAGTCAATCAAGTCGGGCGGTGTGATGCCTCTGTATTGCTTTTTTTTCAGGTTGTCGGTGGCGAAATAATAGCGATTTTGACCATTTAACGTTTCATACAAGCCCGAATGTGGATTATACCGACCATCCGTTAAAAACTGAAGCATGAGGTATGGATGTGTGGTTCCGCCTTTTCGGAGGTTAATTTCGATGGCATAGTGTTTCCAAGTATCTCCTTCTTTCACCGAGATAAAATCTACGGCAAAGCGTCCAACAACCGATTTAGACTTCAGCACATTGCCTATGGCCATACCGAATTTTGCGATTTCACGACTATAAGCGATGTCTGCCGGAAATTTAGCACCTAAAAATATCTGATTGGTGGCTTCATCTAAGACCTGATCGTGTGTAGAAACCACTTCAACATCTCCCAATGGATTTATCCGGCATTGCACCGAGGGCGAAACCTTGACTTTGCCCTCAACAAAAGCCTCTACAATCCCGCCCAATTCTATAATTTTGGCCATATAGGCTTCATAATTGAAATGGGGTGCAACCATTTTTAGGTTTCTGGGCAGGTAATTGGCCAGCCATGACTGCAAAGAGGCGTCTGTGGGCGCTTCATCTAACCGAATAATGGCATTCCCCTCACCGGAGAAACCTTCATTCATTTTTACCACCATTTTCTTTGTTTCAGGCAGTTGGCGCTTGATTTCGGCAATGGCGGCGATCACATCGGCTTCGCTTTTAAGGTTTTCAAATCCGGGTGGCATATCCACACCCGCTTCCCGAAATGCCATCCGGCTCCCGCTTTTAGATCCCCAGAACATCAACTCTGGATCGCACCCATAAATAGGGACTCCTAAATGAACGGACAAGGTTCTCTCGAATGGAGTTACATTAAATGCTGCAATATGCGCCTCGTGCCCATGCGGGATACATTGACGAATGCGTTCTAAAAGGAGTGGACGAGCTAAGATCTTTTCAGTAAGCGACGTTGTCGAAGCATCATAACAGCTCAGCAGGGTAAGACGTTGGCGTGCGTGCCAGCCCGTAATCCCGGGTAAAAGATGCAGGTAATAATCTACAATAACCGGATCGAGCGGTGTACTGGTGAGGTAAATGATATGCGTTCGCGGCATCCTTAGCAGCATCAAGAACGAAAGCATCCGCTCTTCGTAGTGAATCTCCCCCGGAATGGTTCCGAGCATTTCCTGATCCAAGGTCGTACTGGGTAATACAATAATGGTTTTAGGCGCTAAAGGATCGGGGAAGGCTACCCGATATTGCTGTATAAAAGTTTCTTGCAAACGTAGAAATACCACCCGTTCTTCAACGGATCTTGGGTCTGGAAATGTGGGTGGTTCGATATGTGGCGAAAGGGCGTACATAAGAACAAGCGATTGAAGGGTACAAAAGATTTTCTGGCGTGGTACTTATAAAAATAAGTCCTCACAACCCTTTGTATTTTAAGCCTCTGGTGGGTCTTCTTGTAAGGCTTTTGCCCACAAAAAAAGGCCCTCGATAATGTGAGTGCCTTTTCAGAGAAATCATTTGCGGTATTATGCAGGCATGGTTCCCGCTATGGAAAGATGAAGCGCTTCTGGAT
This genomic interval carries:
- a CDS encoding zinc carboxypeptidase, with the translated sequence MHKKISIWILWVLFVGSTQAQNTIKTPEEYLGYALGTAFSRHDQVLSYFRYVSAQTPQARLVPYGYSNERRPLYYTIVTSPENMARIEEIRTNNLKTAGLMQGNSTGFEKPIVWLSYNVHGNEPASSEAAMGTLHALLDGENPNVKEWLDKTVVIIDPCLNPDGRDRYVNWYNTAAGNKINPIRESREHVEPWPGGRSNHYMFDLNRDWTWLTQKETQQRIKVYGEWMPHVHADYHEQGIDEPYYFPPAAEPYHKVITAWQREFQMQIGRNNAKYFDEKGWMYFSRERFDLFYPAYGDTYPVYNGSIGMTYEQGGIGGGLGVITAEGDTLTFVQRVQTHITTSLSNVEVSAREANRLMAEYRKFFQQTPTYPYKTYVLRGPIGSLSALQKHLDGLGIRYGTSPITKVYRGFNFRKNTEEPVSVKSGDLLVSVFQPKSVLTHVLFEPKSSLPDSVTYDITAWSLPYAYNLEAYALADRIEPVEQGSKTEKKENPFEPAVAYITSWNNLQDAKFLSEVLQKGYRVRFSIRPITHKGITFPPGSLILARHLNDRISKPFGKDLTDLAHDFGKSLTPLTTAMADSGPDLGSSDVYTMKTPKVAMLTGASTFSLSAGEVWHFFDNDLNYPVTQINAEDLGRISLAKYDVLVLPSGAYGNVLNESNLNKVKEWIRNGGKLIAVENAMSFLAGKEGFKLKVKGDEAGKKPTSEEDMSRRLRSYIKAERESMGDAIPGAIFRIQLDPTHPLAFGYEDTYFELKQDNTLYEYLADGDNVGVVPKNGWVTGFVGHRLKPKLQEILAYGVVEMGRGHVVYMAENPLFRGFWYGGKLLFANAVFMVGQQ
- a CDS encoding phage holin family protein, coding for MKKNRENRNPLSDLGDHLESLLEDVRGWVDARLSLFALETEDFVNKLIRIMILVFVIAVFLFFMLVTLALGVGMWLGHAFWGFLIVTLFLLLAGALFGVIRPRFMKIAPEDAFWNKIPGVTFLLPPKTPQRASLPESSEFPKTLPKPPTDKNQHNGTQKT
- a CDS encoding adenylate kinase — translated: MRLVLFGPPGAGKGTQAKYLATHYGLAHLSTGDMFRAAIKEGTPVGKEAKSFMDAGKLVPDTVVCGIAGEGIEKAGLDQFILDGFPRTIPQAEWLDTFLAESQADNYVVISLKVDTELIVERLSNRRMNKITGEIYHLTYNPPPIDLPAEVLLHRSDDQPEAIRERLAVYEADTAPLEAYFKGKNRLKEVNGVGEIEEIFDRIKALLG
- a CDS encoding ATP-grasp domain-containing protein, which encodes MYALSPHIEPPTFPDPRSVEERVVFLRLQETFIQQYRVAFPDPLAPKTIIVLPSTTLDQEMLGTIPGEIHYEERMLSFLMLLRMPRTHIIYLTSTPLDPVIVDYYLHLLPGITGWHARQRLTLLSCYDASTTSLTEKILARPLLLERIRQCIPHGHEAHIAAFNVTPFERTLSVHLGVPIYGCDPELMFWGSKSGSRMAFREAGVDMPPGFENLKSEADVIAAIAEIKRQLPETKKMVVKMNEGFSGEGNAIIRLDEAPTDASLQSWLANYLPRNLKMVAPHFNYEAYMAKIIELGGIVEAFVEGKVKVSPSVQCRINPLGDVEVVSTHDQVLDEATNQIFLGAKFPADIAYSREIAKFGMAIGNVLKSKSVVGRFAVDFISVKEGDTWKHYAIEINLRKGGTTHPYLMLQFLTDGRYNPHSGLYETLNGQNRYYFATDNLKKKQYRGITPPDLIDLAMCENLHYESTDQEGVVFHLIGALSEFGKLGVVSIGRTPERAVRFYEKTKSVLDNVSNRWK
- a CDS encoding serpin family protein, with product MKKRTLLLSLLILALFSGCDTTQNVGRELKLTEAQKRVAQKSNSFGFDLLRQTLANEQQGTNVVLSPLSVSMAFGLAMNGAKGITRTEMENTLGLGGSSADEINQTYRELLDQLPKLDDKVQLDLANAIWYDKQFGTTVKPDFLTTNQSYFNAKVTSLDFKNPTSVSTINNWVNTVTNGKIAKILDSISDSEVMFLMNALYFKGVWTNEFDEKATTNYPFTLASGSSKDVAMMKQSGQMSYAENDFVQVVDLPYGNGTYAMTVLLPKDGITLNNIVTNLPTKWDGWQSSMRKQKIDLKLPRWKTSYDVTLNGILQAMGIKTAFVGGMADFTGIADARLSISKVKHKTFIEVNEKGTEAAAVTSIGIEVTSMPTTPQMVVNRPFLFVIREKATGTILFLGRIDDPTV